The window TAATCATCATGCACGGACTGTTTGGAATGTTAGATAATTGGCAATACCACGCCAAATTATTGGGCGAACATTTTTCTGTTTTTACGGTTGACTTGCGCAATCACGGACGTTCACCCCATTCGGACATCATGACTTATCCGGCAATGGCTTCCGATATTTTGGAATTTTGCGAACATCATCATCTCCAAGACATTATGCTACTAGGTCATTCCATGGGAGGCAAAGTTGCCATGCAGTTTGCTGTTGATTCCCCCCAACTACTCTCTAAACTTATTGTTGCAGACATAGGACCCAGAGCATACCCTCCGGCACATGAAATTTATTTTAAGGCATTTAGAGAAATTGACTTTAGCCAATTTGAAACCCGACAAGAAGCGGATGCCGCTTTTGCCAAATATGAATCAAATATAGGAATACGCATGTTTTTGCTAAAAAACCTTGAAAGAGCTGATAAAGGATTTGCTATCAAAGCGAATGTTCCGATAATTGAGCAATCGTATCCAGAAATAGCCGATAGGATTGAAATCCCTTTTCCGGTCAGCATACCAACATTATTTATGCGAGGGGAGAAGTCAAACTATATTCGAGAACGAGATTTGGCAGACATCCAAGACTCTTTCCCTTTTGCCCAATTTGTAACCATTAAAAACGCGGGGCATTGGTTGCACGCTGAGAATCAAGGACAGTTTTACCAAGAATTGATGGGCTTTTTGCTAAAATAGTAATTTGTCCTCCTTTATATAAAAAACGAGCTCACTTATAATTTGTTATTGCTTAGCTCCTTTTCATAAACCTATACTAATCTTTATCTTTGCACCATGTTTTTCAAGCTCGTTTCTCCATTCCAACCAACAGGCGACCAGCCCAATGCTATCAAGCAATTGACCGAAGGAGTGGAGAATGGAACTAGAGCACAAACATTGCTGGGGGTAACAGGATCAGGCAAAACCTTTACAATGGCAAATATTATTGCCAATGTACAAAAACCCACTTTGATTCTAAGTCATAATAAAACGCTCGTAGCTCAATTATATGGAGAATTCAAGGAATTTTTTCCTGAAAATTCGGTAGAATATTTTGTTTCGTATTATGATTATTACCAACCTGAGGCATTTGTACCCTCATCCGGTGTGTACATAGAGAAAGATTTGAGCATAAATGATGAAATAGAAAAATTCAGGCTTAAAACCATTTCTTCACTTTTGTCAGGAAGACGTGATGTGGTTGTTGTCGCATCTGTATCCTGTATTTATGGTGCCGGCAATCCTAAGGATTACGAAGGAAGTATCATTCGGATTCACAAAGGGCAGGTATTAAGCAGACAATCTTTGTTGTATGCTTTGGTGGATGGCTTATATTCAAGGACTACGGCAGATTTTAACCGGGGAAATTTCAGAGTAAAGGGAGATGTTGTGGATGTATATTTGGCTTATGCAGATTATGCTTTGCGTATTTTATTTTTTGGCAATGAAATAGAAGAAATCCAGAAAATTGACCCTATGAGCAATAGCTCATTTGAAGAATTAAGTGAGGCGGCTATTTTTCCTGCCAATATTTATGTGTCACCCAAAGACAAGTTACAAGCAGCAATAAGGCAAATTCAGGATGATTTGGTTGCGAGGGTTGCTTA is drawn from Bacteroidota bacterium and contains these coding sequences:
- a CDS encoding alpha/beta fold hydrolase — encoded protein: MKLVYKHYGNTSTPPIIIMHGLFGMLDNWQYHAKLLGEHFSVFTVDLRNHGRSPHSDIMTYPAMASDILEFCEHHHLQDIMLLGHSMGGKVAMQFAVDSPQLLSKLIVADIGPRAYPPAHEIYFKAFREIDFSQFETRQEADAAFAKYESNIGIRMFLLKNLERADKGFAIKANVPIIEQSYPEIADRIEIPFPVSIPTLFMRGEKSNYIRERDLADIQDSFPFAQFVTIKNAGHWLHAENQGQFYQELMGFLLK